CACTCATCAAACAACACTAACTCCATGAACATTACCGGAGTCCTCACCGGAACATGCCAGTTTTGACATGGTAAGGACAAACaagtgttgtttttatgttgttatttttgacattttgaaGGTCATAATACAAAGATTGGTGAAAGCCAACGACTGCATGTTTTGAAGAACAATAATCAGGCATACCGGGCGAAGCAAAAAGTCCTGCAAAATGCAATATCTGTAAAACAATGTATGTCAACAACGAATGACTACCAACGAAATATTTAGTGTTCAAAGTTGATAGTGGCTGAACCGTGGTTAAGCCAGTGAATACAAGAAAATACTGCTAGAGCTAGAGGTACAGTACTATATTTCCAAACTTCATACTGACACCaacaaacttttaacaatGACAAATGACTCACCAACAGTACTAGCTAACGTAACAATGTGACCATGGTTGGTTTTAAGCATGTGAGGTAAAAATTCCCGCACAATCCAGAAATGTGCAAGCGTGTTCACTTTGAAGGTTTGCTCGATTTGTTTCTCAGAGAGTTCAAGAACCTCCTTGGCATAAACGATGCCTGCAACACAACACATTGCATAAGCCATTAATTTACTAACACTAGTCCACCGTAATGAACTCTTCTATACAGACTTGGGTTAATCGAATACTGCATTCATATTCCAACACAGTGTCTTGTGGTAGGCTAATTAGCATTTCACACTGCAGTCTTTGCAGACAGTTCTTTGGTAAAAGATCAAAGTTACTCTGTTATTAGTTGAAGTTGTAAGGTAAGTTAGATCGCAAACAAAAATAGAAGGTCCAGGTGTTGGTATTAACACATACAGTAGACGGCGCATATAAAAGACAAGTAATCATATAGGCATAACACATATAGTGGAAAGTTATCACGTTTTAAACCCAGTGTATTCGTGAATGGAATCGTGAATACAACTGAAGTATGTGCATTCGtatttgaaaaagtaaaagtatTCGTATTCCCATTCCAACAATTTCTTGCTGTATTCTCTCCAAGCCTGGTTCTACAGTTACCGCCTACGCATGACTTGCACGCATTTTCGCATGGACCCAAATAACAGGAACTCTGTTCGCTCGCCAGCAGTATAATATAACACTCCTTACTTGTGCAGCTTTCTTCCGTTAGTTTAATACATTATTCTGTATGGTTAACCTGGCGCTAGCATGGAGTATAAGTTTCGtgtttaattattatcgacGATACGAACTGTGCAGCTCCCTTATATAAGAACACCTATTTTTTGAGAAAAGTTTACTTTGGTAGTCGAACTATATATTAATTAAGTGATTACGTTTATTATTAGTTAACGTATAAGTTTACCAGTCGGATTAATATTTTGGCAGTACAAAGTTTACAAACTACAGTGTTACTGTAACGtcaattttgcttaaaaatttgaagtttaCCAGACGAATTATGTTGCAGTGAATCACAACAGACAAACAACGCTTTTAGCGAATCTGCTTTTAAATTGTCGGAAATCCGCTGCTTTATGCGCTTATGAATTGTTATTTATCAATGAGAGTTTCTTGTTCGATTAATGAGCAAGCAACTAAGGCAACTCACTTGTTGAGCGAAAGCCTCTTGTTAATACAGTATATGAGCCGTGTATCGAAACAGTACAAAATATAGGGAATCTTCGAGTACTGTACATTGTGATTGATGTTTACAAATCGTCGCTGATGTTTTGCTTTTACACTTGAAGAACATGGGTAAGACGAAAGCGAATGTGATATTATGCGACAATGGTTTTTCATCGATTTGTGGCAAAACACAGCTTAACTGAGTGTTAACAGGTTTTAGAGAATTAAAATAGCCgcattttgttaaacttaatCGCTTCAGGTATGCACAATCTTCAGAGTTGAAGAAACTTACCAGTCAACAATTGTTTGCTTCAATTCACATGTATGCGTTCAAACGAAAATGAGACttaaaaacatgtaaaagGCAAACCTTAAAATAGGTAATCTAAACACGCAGCGGACAACAAGCGAGGCATGAAATGTCATCTACAACAGCATAACATTGTCTTTACTTTTACCTGCATTATTCACCAAAATTGTGATGTCCCCTATGGCTTCACGCGCTCGTTTTGCCgcttttttgatttcttcttTATCAGAGACGTCACATACGTCAACAAATGCGGTTCCACCCATTTGCTCTATCAGAGCACCAGTTTCTTTATTTGCTGAATTTTAAGAAATGAGGTTATGTCACTTGTCTTTTAATCAACAATATCTATCAATATACTacaaattaaaagcaaattatAACCCAACAAAATCCAGAGCACATAATAACGATCATATTACAGCGTTTTACAAATACATGGCAAACTGCAaacatgcataaaattttCGATAAATCATGATGTAGCCTACGATTAACCTTCAGCGTCCATATCCCATAATACAAGTTTTGCTTTCCTCTGAGCGAAATTCAGTGCCATTAGGCGACCCATACCATTGCCAGCGCCGGTAATAAGACATACTTCTCCTGCTACAGATTTGTAATCAGCTGGTATAATccaactaaaacaaaaaggtaacttttattttcacatgTAAATTCCTGCAACTTAGCGAAAGAACCATCATCTCCTCGCGTGTTTCAATTAAGATATTTCCCACTAAACAAAACACTTTATTCATAGTGTTTGCATGGATCTCAGTGCTAAATACGTTTACTATCTCTTCACATTCGTCGGTGAAGGCAAACCACTGAGCCAAGCCTTTGCTTTGCACGGGTTAGCTGAGCTGGGTTAGGT
Above is a window of Clavelina lepadiformis chromosome 8, kaClaLepa1.1, whole genome shotgun sequence DNA encoding:
- the LOC143469676 gene encoding retinol dehydrogenase 10-like, with the translated sequence MTFVSQSAGKSSMAFLLDLLVLLGQLLKIFVETVISWIIPADYKSVAGEVCLITGAGNGMGRLMALNFAQRKAKLVLWDMDAEANKETGALIEQMGGTAFVDVCDVSDKEEIKKAAKRAREAIGDITILVNNAGIVYAKEVLELSEKQIEQTFKVNTLAHFWIVREFLPHMLKTNHGHIVTLASTVGLFASPGMPDYCSSKHAVVGFHQSLYYDLQNVKNNNIKTTLVCPYHVKTGMFRGVTVAHPWLVPSLTPTECVDSIMHAILTNRPFVAMPRLMYLVYNAATWLPMEAQTLCYRFLGADTAIHKFKPNRSYQLEDSKTQ